From Gordonia crocea, the proteins below share one genomic window:
- a CDS encoding SGNH/GDSL hydrolase family protein: MSTPSSPTSPMPADSIAATVIPRVRFAAIGDSFTEGVGDPRPDGNMRGWADLVAEGLALAHGEPIAYANFAIRGRLLGPIVDDQLPAALRLDPAPTILTINGGGNDMLRRGCDPAFLHSKTEQAVLDGAASGARVVLLSGADPSAQLPFGSTIHQRGEQLTAMVAEIAARHDVTFVDLFNTAELRNPSYWSSDRLHLAPQGHRRVAAEVLAALVDNAPTPEPATAAATPGLLDHVEFAGRHLFPWVMRRVRGRSSGDGRDPKHPDWTVVG; the protein is encoded by the coding sequence ATGAGCACCCCGTCCTCCCCCACGTCCCCGATGCCGGCGGATTCCATCGCGGCCACCGTGATCCCCCGCGTCCGCTTCGCGGCGATCGGCGACAGCTTCACCGAAGGCGTCGGCGATCCCCGGCCCGACGGAAACATGCGCGGGTGGGCCGATCTCGTCGCCGAGGGCCTGGCCCTCGCGCACGGCGAACCGATCGCTTACGCCAACTTCGCCATCCGCGGCCGGTTGTTGGGCCCCATCGTCGACGACCAGCTCCCGGCCGCCCTGCGACTCGACCCGGCGCCGACGATCCTGACGATCAACGGCGGCGGCAACGACATGCTGCGGCGTGGCTGCGACCCCGCGTTCCTCCACTCGAAAACCGAGCAGGCGGTCCTCGACGGAGCCGCGTCCGGCGCCCGCGTCGTCCTGCTGAGCGGCGCCGACCCGTCCGCACAGCTGCCCTTCGGGTCGACGATCCACCAGCGCGGCGAGCAGCTGACCGCCATGGTCGCCGAGATCGCGGCCCGCCACGACGTGACTTTCGTCGACCTGTTCAACACCGCCGAATTGCGCAATCCGTCCTACTGGTCGTCCGACCGGCTTCACCTCGCCCCCCAAGGACACCGCCGGGTGGCCGCCGAGGTGTTGGCCGCCCTCGTCGACAATGCGCCGACTCCGGAACCGGCCACCGCCGCGGCCACGCCGGGACTCCTCGACCATGTCGAGTTCGCCGGACGTCACCTGTTCCCCTGGGTGATGCGGCGAGTGCGCGGACGCTCGTCAGGCGATGGACGCGACCCGAAGCACCCCGATTGGACCGTGGTCGGCTAG
- a CDS encoding SRPBCC family protein — MGVSASTKFDIAAPPSVVMEVLQDIESLPEWSGPHKSAEIVEEYDDGLPKLVKVKVSVGPITDEQTLTYQWTDNTCTWDLVEGTQLSKQHGTYTITETDKGSQVEFTLDVDLKVKLPGLIVKQGQKTAVETAKKGLTKEALKRAAG; from the coding sequence ATGGGAGTCTCCGCGAGTACGAAATTCGACATTGCCGCACCACCATCGGTGGTCATGGAAGTTCTGCAGGACATCGAGTCCTTGCCCGAGTGGTCCGGGCCGCACAAGTCGGCAGAGATCGTCGAGGAGTACGACGACGGGCTGCCCAAGCTGGTCAAGGTGAAAGTCTCGGTCGGCCCGATTACCGACGAGCAGACCCTGACCTACCAATGGACCGACAACACCTGCACCTGGGACTTGGTCGAGGGCACCCAGTTGTCCAAGCAGCACGGCACCTACACGATCACCGAGACCGACAAGGGCTCGCAGGTCGAGTTCACGCTCGACGTCGACCTCAAGGTCAAGCTGCCGGGTCTGATCGTGAAGCAGGGGCAGAAGACCGCGGTCGAGACCGCCAAGAAGGGGCTCACCAAAGAGGCACTGAAGCGGGCTGCCGGATGA
- a CDS encoding DUF4166 domain-containing protein, with the protein MTPVYRAALGSEFDRLHPNLQWRYGIDSTAGVAQMMTGLIESIYITAALPPPMVWYYGKRNAMPSKTSRMLPFKAGNYCYRDELGRECLAVLRTFDYSTGERHLNSVIVDGVDGFVDYFGDGPELLYPIEPSVTKDGSLLLESGPVRWLRGPKFAMRGPFVAQMKYLEGWDEEHQRFRCDATVRNPVIGEVLHYRGWFTAVDKPITMADIPDEAWPYKLIDRES; encoded by the coding sequence ATGACACCGGTCTATCGCGCGGCACTCGGCTCGGAATTTGATCGTCTGCATCCGAACTTGCAGTGGCGCTACGGGATTGACTCCACGGCCGGCGTCGCACAGATGATGACCGGGCTGATCGAATCGATCTACATCACCGCGGCGCTGCCGCCGCCGATGGTCTGGTACTACGGCAAGCGCAATGCGATGCCGTCCAAGACGTCGCGGATGCTTCCGTTCAAGGCCGGGAATTACTGCTATCGCGACGAACTGGGCCGCGAGTGCCTCGCCGTCTTGCGCACCTTCGACTACTCGACCGGGGAACGGCACCTCAACTCGGTGATCGTCGACGGCGTCGACGGATTTGTCGACTACTTCGGCGACGGTCCCGAGCTGCTGTATCCGATCGAGCCGTCGGTGACCAAGGACGGATCGCTGCTCTTGGAGAGTGGGCCGGTGCGCTGGCTCCGCGGCCCCAAGTTCGCCATGCGCGGTCCCTTTGTGGCGCAGATGAAGTACCTCGAAGGATGGGACGAGGAGCATCAGCGTTTCCGCTGCGACGCCACGGTCCGCAACCCCGTGATCGGCGAGGTTCTGCACTATCGCGGATGGTTCACCGCCGTCGACAAACCGATCACGATGGCCGATATTCCCGACGAGGCCTGGCCTTACAAGCTCATCGACCGGGAGTCCTGA
- the phoA gene encoding alkaline phosphatase has protein sequence MKRQCRIAAPIAAVLLVAACGSGQAPGVDGNDAAKVSIDRDAVGDIAGNGGARRLRKDQTEAIADSLQRSGARNVILIIGDGTSDQEYTLARNYQWGAAGTIPGIDDLPLTGAYTTYALDKDTGKPDYTTDSAASATAFATGTKTYNGAISVDRHGRPQRSVIEIAKANGLATGNVTTAALQDATPAVQVAHVVDRKCDGPKKTAERCPGNALENGGAGSITEQLLAARADVTLGGGWKVFDETATAGHYRDKTLEAQAKERGYRIVRSADELRAVTKADQSEPLLGVFADKVMPRMWAELNAQPGGARMPAARCAPNPAMTAQTPKLGEMTRKAIELLSAGGRNGKGFFLQVESASIDKAAHSADPCGQIGETVQLSDATTVALEYAKRHKDTLVIVTGDHGHATQVIQTGEDTPGLTRTLLTVDGSPMTVNYGTSRLRDEQQHSGVQVRIAAYGPGAANVVGLLDQTDTFFVITDALRLDRNKR, from the coding sequence ATGAAGCGCCAGTGCCGGATCGCCGCACCGATAGCCGCCGTCCTCCTCGTCGCCGCCTGTGGTTCCGGGCAGGCCCCGGGAGTCGACGGGAACGACGCCGCGAAGGTCTCGATCGACCGCGACGCCGTGGGCGACATCGCCGGCAACGGCGGTGCGCGACGGCTGCGCAAGGACCAGACCGAGGCGATCGCCGATTCGCTGCAGCGCTCCGGTGCCCGCAACGTCATCCTCATCATCGGCGACGGCACGTCGGACCAGGAGTACACCCTGGCCCGCAACTATCAGTGGGGTGCGGCGGGCACGATTCCGGGGATCGACGACCTCCCGCTCACCGGCGCGTACACGACCTACGCCCTGGACAAGGACACCGGAAAGCCGGACTACACCACCGATTCCGCGGCATCGGCCACCGCATTCGCCACCGGGACCAAGACTTACAACGGCGCGATCTCCGTCGACCGGCACGGCCGCCCGCAGCGCTCGGTCATCGAGATCGCCAAGGCCAACGGCCTCGCCACCGGCAACGTCACCACCGCCGCACTGCAGGACGCGACACCGGCCGTACAGGTGGCCCACGTCGTCGACCGCAAGTGCGACGGGCCGAAGAAGACCGCCGAGCGGTGTCCGGGCAATGCGCTTGAGAACGGCGGTGCCGGCTCGATCACCGAGCAGCTGTTGGCCGCGCGTGCCGATGTCACCCTCGGTGGCGGCTGGAAGGTCTTCGACGAGACCGCGACGGCGGGGCACTACCGTGACAAGACCCTGGAGGCGCAGGCGAAGGAGCGCGGCTATCGGATCGTGCGCTCGGCCGACGAACTGCGTGCGGTGACGAAGGCCGATCAGTCCGAGCCGTTGCTCGGCGTCTTCGCCGACAAGGTGATGCCGCGGATGTGGGCCGAACTCAACGCCCAGCCCGGCGGCGCGCGGATGCCCGCGGCCCGCTGCGCGCCGAACCCGGCGATGACGGCGCAGACACCAAAGCTCGGCGAGATGACGCGCAAGGCGATCGAGCTCTTGTCGGCGGGTGGCCGTAACGGCAAGGGCTTCTTCCTTCAGGTCGAATCCGCGTCGATCGACAAGGCGGCGCACTCGGCCGATCCGTGCGGGCAGATCGGTGAGACGGTGCAACTGTCCGATGCGACGACCGTCGCCCTCGAGTACGCGAAACGGCACAAGGACACCTTGGTGATCGTCACCGGCGACCACGGGCACGCCACCCAGGTCATCCAAACCGGTGAGGACACGCCGGGTTTGACCCGCACGCTGTTGACCGTCGACGGATCGCCGATGACCGTCAACTACGGCACCTCGCGGCTGCGCGACGAGCAGCAGCACTCCGGCGTCCAGGTCCGCATCGCCGCATACGGTCCGGGGGCGGCGAATGTGGTCGGACTGCTCGACCAGACCGACACCTTCTTCGTCATCACCGACGCACTTCGACTGGACCGGAACAAGCGGTAG
- a CDS encoding TetR/AcrR family transcriptional regulator encodes MKVAMADPGSGGGVRDRMIAAAADLIGRDGVAAASIGKVLTASRAPRGSIYHHFPQGRTELMTAGVRHAGSVMKRRIVDADGGARPSDRIREIGDFWRRLLVATDFEFGCPVLAGGLAHTTDPEVAAEAGAILEDWQLGIADKLVDDGVDPARAGSLSALVLSAVEGAVGLCQALRSTEPLDRVVDELGRVCDAAAEG; translated from the coding sequence ATGAAGGTGGCCATGGCGGATCCTGGTTCGGGTGGCGGCGTGCGGGATCGGATGATCGCCGCGGCTGCTGATCTCATCGGCCGCGACGGGGTTGCGGCCGCGTCGATCGGCAAGGTCCTCACAGCCAGCCGCGCCCCGCGCGGATCGATCTACCACCACTTTCCCCAGGGGCGGACCGAGCTCATGACGGCCGGCGTCCGCCACGCGGGCAGCGTGATGAAGCGGCGGATCGTCGACGCAGACGGGGGCGCGCGTCCCTCCGATCGAATCCGCGAAATCGGTGACTTCTGGCGCCGGTTGCTGGTCGCGACCGACTTCGAATTCGGGTGCCCGGTGTTGGCCGGCGGGCTCGCGCACACCACCGATCCGGAGGTGGCCGCCGAAGCCGGTGCGATCCTTGAGGATTGGCAACTCGGCATCGCCGACAAGCTCGTCGACGACGGCGTCGACCCGGCGCGTGCCGGGTCGCTGTCGGCCCTCGTCCTCTCGGCCGTCGAAGGGGCCGTCGGCCTCTGTCAGGCGCTGCGCAGCACCGAGCCGCTGGACCGGGTCGTCGATGAGCTGGGGCGGGTCTGCGACGCCGCCGCCGAGGGGTAA
- a CDS encoding PaaI family thioesterase, whose product MNADQGNTDTTVNPLELSGLELLRLWQQTVTDPDPVPSIGRLLGMRPVSLDEGKVSFAVTPQPDFANPLGSVHGGVCATLLDSVMGCAVHTTLPAGVGYTTLELKVNYIRTVAVDAGELTGIGETIHVGRRTATAEGKVIDANGKLVAHGTTTCIILA is encoded by the coding sequence ATGAACGCAGACCAGGGTAATACCGACACCACCGTCAACCCGCTCGAACTCTCCGGCCTCGAGCTGCTGCGCCTGTGGCAGCAGACCGTCACCGACCCCGACCCGGTCCCCAGCATCGGACGCCTGCTGGGGATGCGCCCGGTGAGCCTTGACGAGGGGAAGGTCAGCTTCGCCGTGACCCCCCAACCCGACTTCGCCAATCCACTCGGCTCGGTGCACGGCGGCGTGTGTGCGACGCTGCTGGACTCGGTGATGGGTTGCGCGGTGCACACCACCCTGCCGGCCGGCGTCGGCTACACGACGCTGGAGCTCAAGGTGAACTACATCCGCACCGTCGCCGTCGACGCCGGGGAGCTGACCGGGATCGGTGAGACCATCCACGTCGGGCGGCGCACCGCCACCGCCGAGGGCAAGGTCATCGACGCGAACGGCAAGCTCGTCGCGCACGGCACGACGACCTGCATCATCCTCGCCTGA
- a CDS encoding HNH endonuclease signature motif containing protein, translating into MNHDELTAFVTDLTDDLAPAAVESGTGMGALLASAEAIVDDKALLGVMVTAVRMGNIASYLLAAAAARAEAIGIPVRNRLKNGRDLLRELPLAPATVNRVARLAQHLDDLPNLVREVRDGDLGIEHADAVIRGLDHIATRMGADGFSEVRDKTATTLLAHARIDQPAQVMEKARELGHELAPLDPPSTPPADNPSLNQATVSRTDEGRVTLEADLDQLSGEKLHTALDALAKPIPAPDGSPDPRTRAQRTADALVTVITAYLASRNRPTVGGIVPHITMTVPLPTLVPDSPLGEAHAARLGFTGSVSAETAREIACGSTEVTALITADSVPLDAKRTQRFVTGTLRKALEARDGGCQFPGCGKPPSWCEGHHIKHWADGGETNLKNTVLLCSLHHHTYVHGKGWNIQIGFDGHPWFQSPEGGDWIRCHNRRTLTLANHAAA; encoded by the coding sequence ATGAACCACGACGAACTCACCGCATTCGTCACCGACCTGACCGACGACTTGGCGCCGGCCGCCGTTGAATCCGGTACCGGCATGGGCGCGTTGTTGGCGTCGGCGGAGGCGATTGTCGACGACAAGGCCTTGCTCGGGGTGATGGTCACCGCGGTGCGCATGGGCAACATCGCCTCCTACTTGTTGGCTGCCGCGGCCGCCCGGGCCGAGGCCATCGGTATCCCAGTACGGAATCGGTTGAAGAACGGCCGCGATCTGTTGCGGGAGTTGCCGTTGGCGCCGGCCACCGTCAACCGGGTCGCCAGGTTGGCCCAGCACTTGGATGATCTGCCGAACCTGGTGCGCGAGGTCCGCGACGGCGACCTGGGAATCGAGCATGCGGATGCGGTGATCCGCGGCTTGGACCACATCGCCACCCGCATGGGTGCTGATGGATTTAGCGAGGTGCGCGACAAGACTGCGACGACATTGTTGGCGCACGCCCGGATCGATCAACCCGCCCAAGTCATGGAGAAGGCCCGCGAACTCGGCCACGAGTTAGCACCACTCGATCCGCCCAGCACCCCACCGGCCGATAATCCGTCGTTGAACCAGGCCACCGTGTCACGCACCGATGAGGGACGCGTGACGCTGGAGGCTGATCTGGATCAGCTGTCCGGTGAAAAGCTCCACACCGCGTTGGACGCCCTGGCCAAGCCGATCCCGGCGCCCGATGGCTCCCCGGATCCGCGTACTCGGGCGCAACGCACCGCCGATGCCCTGGTCACCGTGATCACCGCCTATCTGGCGTCCCGAAACCGTCCGACAGTGGGCGGGATCGTCCCGCACATCACCATGACCGTGCCACTGCCCACCCTGGTACCCGACAGCCCTCTAGGCGAGGCTCACGCCGCACGCCTGGGATTCACCGGCTCGGTATCAGCCGAGACGGCCCGTGAAATCGCCTGCGGCAGCACCGAAGTCACCGCGTTGATCACTGCGGACTCGGTGCCGTTGGATGCCAAACGCACCCAACGGTTCGTCACCGGCACCCTCCGCAAAGCACTCGAAGCCCGCGACGGTGGATGCCAGTTCCCCGGCTGCGGGAAGCCGCCGTCATGGTGCGAAGGGCATCACATCAAGCATTGGGCTGATGGTGGGGAGACGAACCTCAAGAACACCGTGCTGCTCTGTTCGCTGCATCACCACACGTATGTCCACGGCAAAGGCTGGAACATCCAAATCGGCTTCGACGGCCACCCCTGGTTCCAGAGTCCCGAAGGAGGTGACTGGATCCGCTGCCACAACCGACGCACCCTCACCCTCGCCAACCACGCCGCCGCCTAA
- a CDS encoding PucR family transcriptional regulator, producing MTALHEPAQAGSPHAFPCPPLRLVDHLAQRTAALVAEVVTRICAEVDFYRSLPAETVKTDVTRIVRRNFEIMLRVLRTGEPPSDDDLADLIASAGNRADEQVPLSDVLDAYHVGARHWWATIAGLAQDGTRFAEGDLVRIGDLHYAWLRAATRAVIAGYDADDLGRPSEPRPGRSELLAALIDGGRYREVAARFHLTVEPEYWAVAVAVEPNPDETDAMVSSTVAAARKVRRLQRQFDGLGRGEALYSLTAGGGIALLPVRPAPHAESTTAPPDAAELDDRLRQLGERMAARTTCAVDLVRADEVAEVVPQLRDLLSIAQRQSSHRPVVRFADLAVEFQLSRPTRASRLSAARLDPIADDAVLWQTLRCYLDNACSTATTAQELHVHPNTVTYRLRKVSDLTGLNLGNPADVLTALGAVLAATPRPDSAGCQRADLYGHSTE from the coding sequence ATGACAGCACTGCACGAACCAGCCCAAGCGGGCAGCCCCCATGCCTTCCCCTGTCCGCCCCTGCGCTTGGTTGATCACCTGGCCCAGCGGACCGCGGCGCTGGTCGCGGAGGTCGTCACCCGGATCTGCGCCGAGGTCGACTTCTACCGGTCGCTGCCCGCCGAGACGGTCAAGACCGACGTCACCCGGATCGTCCGGCGCAACTTCGAGATCATGCTGCGGGTACTGCGCACCGGCGAACCACCGTCCGACGACGACCTCGCCGACCTGATCGCCTCGGCCGGCAACCGGGCCGACGAGCAGGTACCGCTGTCCGACGTCCTCGACGCCTATCACGTCGGCGCGCGGCACTGGTGGGCGACGATCGCCGGCCTCGCCCAGGACGGCACCCGGTTCGCCGAAGGCGACCTCGTCCGGATCGGCGATCTCCATTACGCATGGCTGCGCGCCGCCACCCGGGCAGTCATCGCGGGCTACGACGCGGATGACCTCGGAAGGCCGAGCGAGCCCCGCCCGGGGCGCAGCGAGCTGCTGGCCGCGTTGATCGACGGCGGCCGATACCGCGAAGTCGCCGCCCGGTTCCACCTCACCGTCGAACCGGAGTACTGGGCGGTGGCGGTGGCCGTGGAACCCAACCCGGACGAAACCGATGCGATGGTGTCGAGCACCGTCGCAGCGGCGCGCAAGGTCCGGCGCCTGCAGCGCCAATTCGACGGGCTCGGCCGCGGCGAGGCCTTGTATTCACTCACCGCCGGCGGTGGGATCGCCCTGCTTCCGGTGCGCCCCGCGCCCCATGCGGAGTCGACGACCGCACCGCCCGACGCCGCCGAGCTCGACGACCGACTCCGCCAACTCGGCGAACGCATGGCCGCACGCACCACGTGCGCCGTCGACCTCGTCCGCGCCGACGAGGTCGCCGAGGTGGTTCCCCAACTGCGCGACCTGTTGTCGATCGCCCAACGCCAGTCGTCGCATCGGCCGGTGGTGCGCTTCGCCGACCTCGCCGTGGAGTTCCAACTGAGCCGCCCGACCCGGGCGAGCCGACTCAGCGCCGCTCGTCTGGATCCGATCGCCGACGATGCGGTGCTCTGGCAAACCTTGCGCTGTTACCTCGACAACGCTTGCAGCACCGCGACGACCGCCCAGGAACTCCACGTCCACCCGAACACTGTGACCTATCGGTTGCGCAAGGTGTCCGACCTGACGGGGTTGAACCTCGGCAACCCCGCCGACGTGCTGACCGCACTGGGTGCCGTCCTGGCGGCGACGCCGCGACCCGACTCGGCGGGCTGCCAACGCGCGGACCTATACGGGCACTCAACTGAATAG
- a CDS encoding TetR/AcrR family transcriptional regulator, which produces MDSFTRHVATEGYDGTKLSGIAAELGISQGTIIHHFGSKEKLLATMHERYMAARIGELKEIVRVLATPEERLAGILFSFVLAYRYSRDATIAAQREIVRLRDSPARAAGVELRRRYFRLVAGVVDDGVATGVFRPTDTTLETFFMFGASQWMWTWYRVDGRLEPEEAARSLVRSVLSGLLNDRSGIDGLIEADGPTARAVIGILAR; this is translated from the coding sequence ATGGACAGCTTCACCCGCCATGTCGCTACTGAGGGTTACGACGGCACCAAGCTTTCGGGCATAGCCGCTGAACTTGGCATCTCGCAAGGGACGATCATCCACCACTTCGGCTCGAAGGAGAAGTTGTTGGCGACGATGCATGAGAGATACATGGCCGCCAGGATCGGTGAGCTCAAGGAAATCGTTCGGGTGCTGGCCACGCCCGAAGAGCGGCTGGCAGGGATTCTGTTCTCCTTCGTCCTCGCCTACCGCTACAGCCGTGACGCGACGATCGCGGCCCAGCGCGAAATCGTGCGGCTTCGGGACTCACCGGCCCGAGCGGCCGGCGTCGAACTACGGCGCCGCTACTTCCGGTTAGTCGCTGGGGTTGTCGACGACGGTGTTGCCACGGGTGTCTTCCGGCCAACCGACACGACTTTGGAGACGTTCTTCATGTTCGGCGCCTCGCAATGGATGTGGACTTGGTACCGGGTAGATGGCCGGTTGGAACCGGAGGAGGCCGCGCGATCCCTGGTCCGGTCGGTCCTCTCGGGCCTGCTGAACGATCGGTCTGGTATCGACGGTCTGATCGAGGCGGACGGCCCGACGGCTCGGGCGGTCATTGGCATCCTCGCGCGATGA
- the groL gene encoding chaperonin GroEL (60 kDa chaperone family; promotes refolding of misfolded polypeptides especially under stressful conditions; forms two stacked rings of heptamers to form a barrel-shaped 14mer; ends can be capped by GroES; misfolded proteins enter the barrel where they are refolded when GroES binds), translating into MAKQIAFDEEARRGLERGLNTLADAVKVTLGPKGRNVVLEKKWGAPTITNDGVSIAKEIDLEEPYEKIGAELVKEVAKKTDDVAGDGTTTATVLAQALVSEGLRNVAAGANPLGLKRGIEKAVEAVSASLLKSAKEVETKEQIAATAGISAGDPAIGELIAEAMDKVGNEGVITVEESNTFGLQLELTEGMRFDKGYISGYFVTDPDRQEAVLEDPYILLVSSKISTVKDLLPLLEKVIQAGKPLLIIAEDVEGEALSTLVVNKLRGTFKSVAVKAPGFGDRRKAMLADIAILTGGEVISEEVGLSLEGAGLESLGTARKIVVTKDETVIVDGAGDKAQIDGRTAQIRQEIENSDSDYDREKLQERLAKLAGGVAVIKAGAATEVELKERKHRIEDAVRNAKAAVEEGIVAGGGVALLQSEGAIDKLDIEGDEATGANIVRVALSAPAKQIAINAGLEPGVVADKIRHAKKGTGLNAATGEYEDLLKAGINDPVKVTRSALQNAASIAALFLTTEAVVADKPEKNPAPAMPGGDEMGGMGF; encoded by the coding sequence ATGGCCAAGCAAATCGCGTTCGACGAAGAGGCCCGTCGCGGCCTCGAGCGGGGTCTCAACACCCTTGCCGACGCAGTCAAAGTGACGTTGGGCCCCAAGGGTCGCAACGTCGTTCTGGAGAAGAAGTGGGGCGCCCCCACGATCACCAACGATGGTGTTTCCATCGCCAAGGAGATCGACCTGGAGGAGCCGTACGAGAAGATCGGCGCCGAGCTGGTCAAGGAAGTCGCCAAGAAGACTGACGACGTCGCCGGCGACGGCACCACCACCGCCACCGTGCTGGCTCAGGCGCTCGTGAGCGAAGGCCTGCGCAACGTTGCGGCCGGCGCCAACCCGCTGGGCCTCAAGCGCGGCATCGAGAAGGCCGTCGAGGCCGTCTCCGCGTCGCTGCTGAAGAGCGCCAAGGAGGTTGAGACCAAGGAGCAGATCGCTGCCACCGCGGGCATCTCCGCCGGTGACCCCGCGATCGGCGAGCTCATCGCCGAGGCGATGGACAAGGTCGGCAACGAGGGCGTCATCACCGTTGAGGAGTCGAACACCTTCGGCCTTCAGCTGGAGCTGACCGAGGGCATGCGCTTCGACAAGGGCTACATCTCGGGCTACTTCGTGACCGACCCGGACCGCCAGGAAGCCGTTCTCGAGGACCCGTACATCCTGCTCGTCTCGAGCAAGATCTCGACCGTCAAGGACCTGCTGCCCCTGCTGGAGAAGGTCATTCAGGCCGGCAAGCCGCTGCTGATCATCGCCGAGGACGTCGAGGGCGAGGCCCTGTCGACCCTGGTCGTGAACAAGCTGCGCGGCACCTTCAAGTCTGTGGCCGTCAAGGCCCCGGGCTTCGGTGACCGTCGCAAGGCCATGCTCGCCGACATCGCCATCCTCACCGGTGGCGAGGTCATCAGCGAAGAGGTCGGCCTCTCGCTGGAGGGCGCCGGCCTGGAGTCGCTCGGTACCGCGCGCAAGATCGTCGTCACCAAGGACGAGACCGTCATCGTCGACGGCGCCGGCGACAAGGCTCAGATCGACGGCCGTACCGCCCAGATCCGCCAGGAGATCGAGAACAGCGACTCCGATTACGACCGTGAGAAGCTGCAGGAGCGCCTGGCCAAGCTGGCCGGCGGTGTTGCGGTCATCAAGGCGGGCGCGGCCACCGAGGTCGAGCTCAAGGAGCGCAAGCACCGCATCGAGGACGCCGTTCGCAACGCGAAGGCGGCCGTCGAGGAGGGCATCGTCGCCGGTGGTGGCGTCGCCCTGCTGCAGTCCGAGGGTGCTATCGACAAGCTGGACATCGAGGGCGACGAGGCGACCGGTGCCAACATCGTTCGCGTCGCACTGTCGGCCCCGGCCAAGCAGATCGCGATCAACGCCGGCCTCGAGCCCGGTGTGGTTGCCGACAAGATCCGCCACGCCAAGAAGGGCACCGGCCTCAACGCCGCCACCGGCGAGTACGAGGACCTGCTCAAGGCCGGCATCAACGACCCGGTGAAGGTCACCCGCTCGGCGCTGCAGAACGCTGCGTCGATTGCGGCCCTGTTCCTCACCACCGAGGCCGTTGTCGCCGACAAGCCGGAGAAGAACCCGGCCCCGGCGATGCCGGGTGGCGACGAGATGGGCGGCATGGGCTTCTAA
- a CDS encoding DUF6764 family protein — MNAVRAIAAAGVLAAGAWLTVAVGGEATASAGTLCQAANGHNQQHVRGTSGCGARAGKGSTARAEDTSGYGTAVSVASSGGRADARSMGQKSTALAGAKRGGDAKSFATGPGAFSVAQADHRGTALAVGGWGGSAISTPRGLACSGGFAFAWESTSGRVCVHSGALGYSNY; from the coding sequence ATGAACGCCGTTCGGGCCATCGCGGCCGCCGGGGTCCTCGCCGCGGGCGCGTGGTTGACGGTCGCCGTGGGCGGTGAGGCCACCGCCTCGGCCGGGACCCTGTGCCAGGCGGCCAACGGACACAACCAGCAACACGTCCGCGGGACCAGCGGGTGCGGTGCGCGGGCCGGCAAGGGCAGTACCGCCCGCGCCGAGGACACCAGCGGCTACGGCACCGCGGTGTCGGTGGCCAGCAGTGGCGGCCGCGCCGACGCGCGGAGCATGGGGCAGAAGTCCACCGCCCTGGCCGGGGCCAAGCGGGGCGGCGACGCAAAGTCGTTCGCCACCGGTCCGGGGGCCTTCTCGGTCGCCCAGGCCGATCACCGGGGTACCGCACTCGCCGTCGGCGGCTGGGGTGGCTCGGCGATCTCCACCCCGCGCGGGCTCGCCTGCTCGGGTGGCTTCGCGTTCGCCTGGGAGTCGACCTCGGGCCGCGTCTGCGTGCACAGCGGCGCACTGGGGTACTCGAACTACTGA